The Nerophis lumbriciformis linkage group LG34, RoL_Nlum_v2.1, whole genome shotgun sequence genome includes a window with the following:
- the LOC133576553 gene encoding uncharacterized protein isoform X1: MAPSYVVVELLGERSVAVVPTIWTKDDGKNTFCYWPKPNPTHSRIRRAEIPDKEVWDRLPIRVFRKTLTEDFDKALQYEKQAEMFSSPEEEEISTKRSHITPERCRNDEEDVFDADDEEEIRPKKKCRKEKSQILIQAPPLPVLPPLNFPISSKYQTTSASTSQYYTTPRHPGRPHSPARSSTYRLSPDRNHASSSSQYQTTPASMSQYQTTPRSSRNALESELFQLNMKVQKLVENQGELMRMLRGLAGQSVGPEAVDVQDLIEKPFETLEQLKTFSEQLDTDLLLRKQLVKALTALGGQNLADTVRTMLRKIATNKVLEQLGLRGKTGKVAFEDLPFYRIIIKACRGVHKQTTTAEVDCELGEVLKLATFRKGGSKFEEKRRN; this comes from the exons ATGGCTCCTTCGTATGTGGTCGTTGAGCTCCTTGGTGAACGTTCAGTCGCTGTTGTCCCAACCATATGGACAAAAGATGATGGAAAG AATACCTTCTGCTATTGGCCAAAGCCAAATCCTACCCACTCCAGAATCCGGAGAGCTGAGATTCCTGACAAAGAAGTCTGGGATAGGCTACCAATTCGGGTTTTCAGGAAAACATTGACTG AAGACTTTGACAAGGCCCTTCAATATGAAAAACAAGCTGAAATGTTTTCGAGCCCAGAGGAAGAAGAAATATCAACCAAACGGAGTCACATCACCCCTGAACGTTGTAGAAACGATGAGGAAGATGTGTTTGATGCTGACG ACGAAGAGGAAATTCGGccaaaaaagaagtgcagaaaagaGAAATCACAGATCCTCATCCAGGCACCCCCACTGCCAGTGCTCccaccattgaactttccaatcTCCAGCAAGTACCAGACCACTTCAGCCAGTACCAGCCAATACTACACCACTCCAAGGCATCCAGGCCGACCTCACAGCCCAGCGAGAAGCAGCACTTACAGGCTCAGTCCAGACAGGAATCATGCATCTAGCTCAAGCCAGTACCAAACCACTCCAGCCAGTATGAGTCAGTACCAGACCACTCCAAGAAGCAGCAGGAATGCCCTTGAAAGTGAAC ttttccaGTTAAACATGAAAGTTCAAAAACTAGTTGAGAACCAGGGAGAACTGATGCGCATGCTGAGAGGGCTGGCAGGACAGTCTGTGGGGCCAGAAGCTGTGGATGTTCAAGATCTCATTGAGAAGCCTTTCGAGACTCTTGAGCAGCTTAAGACCTTCAGTGAACAGCTCGACACTGATCTTCTGCTCAGAAAGCAGCTG gtgAAAGCTCTTACTGCTCTTGGTGGGCAGAATTTGGCAGACACAGTGAGGACAATGCTGAGGAAAATTGCCACAAACAAAGTCCTGGAGCAGCTTGGTCTCCGTGGAAAGACAGGCAAAGTGGCATTTGAGGACTTGCCCTTTtacagaataataataa AGGCATGCAGGGGTGTTCACAAACAGACGACCACAGCTGAAGTAGATTGTGAGCTTGGAGAGGTCCTGAAACTGGCCACTTTTCGAAAGGGAGGTTCAAAGTTTGAG gagaagaggaggaattaa
- the LOC133576553 gene encoding uncharacterized protein isoform X2: MAPSYVVVELLGERSVAVVPTIWTKDDGKNTFCYWPKPNPTHSRIRRAEIPDKEVWDRLPIRVFRKTLTEDFDKALQYEKQAEMFSSPEEEEISTKRSHITPERCRNDEEDVFDADDEEEIRPKKKCRKEKSQILIQAPPLPVLPPLNFPISSKYQTTSASTSQYYTTPRHPGRPHSPARSSTYRLSPDRNHASSSSQYQTTPASMSQYQTTPRSSRNALESELFQLNMKVQKLVENQGELMRMLRGLAGQSVGPEAVDVQDLIEKPFETLEQLKTFSEQLDTDLLLRKQLVKALTALGGQNLADTVRTMLRKIATNKVLEQLGLRGKTGKVAFEDLPFYRIIIRNSKLCW, from the exons ATGGCTCCTTCGTATGTGGTCGTTGAGCTCCTTGGTGAACGTTCAGTCGCTGTTGTCCCAACCATATGGACAAAAGATGATGGAAAG AATACCTTCTGCTATTGGCCAAAGCCAAATCCTACCCACTCCAGAATCCGGAGAGCTGAGATTCCTGACAAAGAAGTCTGGGATAGGCTACCAATTCGGGTTTTCAGGAAAACATTGACTG AAGACTTTGACAAGGCCCTTCAATATGAAAAACAAGCTGAAATGTTTTCGAGCCCAGAGGAAGAAGAAATATCAACCAAACGGAGTCACATCACCCCTGAACGTTGTAGAAACGATGAGGAAGATGTGTTTGATGCTGACG ACGAAGAGGAAATTCGGccaaaaaagaagtgcagaaaagaGAAATCACAGATCCTCATCCAGGCACCCCCACTGCCAGTGCTCccaccattgaactttccaatcTCCAGCAAGTACCAGACCACTTCAGCCAGTACCAGCCAATACTACACCACTCCAAGGCATCCAGGCCGACCTCACAGCCCAGCGAGAAGCAGCACTTACAGGCTCAGTCCAGACAGGAATCATGCATCTAGCTCAAGCCAGTACCAAACCACTCCAGCCAGTATGAGTCAGTACCAGACCACTCCAAGAAGCAGCAGGAATGCCCTTGAAAGTGAAC ttttccaGTTAAACATGAAAGTTCAAAAACTAGTTGAGAACCAGGGAGAACTGATGCGCATGCTGAGAGGGCTGGCAGGACAGTCTGTGGGGCCAGAAGCTGTGGATGTTCAAGATCTCATTGAGAAGCCTTTCGAGACTCTTGAGCAGCTTAAGACCTTCAGTGAACAGCTCGACACTGATCTTCTGCTCAGAAAGCAGCTG gtgAAAGCTCTTACTGCTCTTGGTGGGCAGAATTTGGCAGACACAGTGAGGACAATGCTGAGGAAAATTGCCACAAACAAAGTCCTGGAGCAGCTTGGTCTCCGTGGAAAGACAGGCAAAGTGGCATTTGAGGACTTGCCCTTTtacagaataataataa GGAATTCTAAATTGTGCTGGTGA